From the genome of Deinococcus sp. JMULE3, one region includes:
- a CDS encoding PadR family transcriptional regulator has product MPDATLGPSAFIVLGFLNHAGPATAYDLKRWADDSVGFFWTFPRSQLYAEPQRLVTLGLLTETQEDAGRRRRLYAITDAGRAALEGWRRSPAGMPELRDPGLLRLFFTPAGDRAALSELATGQLRQHRERLDTYHAMLRADPCPWPDRPPFTRTLRMGELYEQACLTFWQEVLDDLRPE; this is encoded by the coding sequence ATGCCGGACGCAACCCTGGGCCCCTCCGCGTTCATCGTGCTGGGCTTCCTGAACCACGCAGGCCCCGCCACCGCCTACGACCTGAAACGCTGGGCGGACGACTCGGTGGGCTTCTTCTGGACCTTCCCCCGGTCGCAGCTGTACGCCGAACCGCAGCGCCTCGTCACGCTGGGCCTGCTGACCGAGACCCAGGAGGACGCGGGCCGCCGCCGCCGCCTGTACGCGATCACCGACGCGGGCCGCGCCGCGCTGGAGGGGTGGCGCCGCAGTCCCGCCGGAATGCCCGAACTGCGCGATCCGGGCCTGCTGCGCCTGTTCTTCACGCCTGCCGGGGACCGCGCTGCCCTGAGCGAACTGGCGACCGGGCAGCTGCGCCAGCACCGCGAGCGGCTGGACACCTACCACGCCATGCTGCGCGCCGATCCCTGCCCCTGGCCCGACCGGCCCCCGTTCACGCGCACCCTGCGCATGGGGGAACTGTACGAGCAGGCCTGCCTGACCTTCTGGCAGGAGGTGCTGGACGACCTGCGTCCCGAATAG
- the infA gene encoding translation initiation factor IF-1 — translation MPEQREKRKKEESDTVRAEGVVEEALPNTTFRVKLDTGHDILAYISGKMRIHYIRILPGDRVVLEISPYDTTRGRIVYRK, via the coding sequence ATGCCGGAACAGCGGGAAAAGCGTAAGAAGGAAGAGTCCGATACCGTGCGGGCCGAGGGCGTGGTCGAAGAGGCGCTGCCGAACACCACGTTCCGCGTGAAGCTCGATACCGGGCATGACATCCTGGCTTACATCAGCGGCAAGATGCGTATTCACTACATCCGCATCCTGCCCGGGGACCGTGTGGTTCTGGAAATCAGTCCCTACGATACGACGCGCGGACGCATCGTCTACCGCAAGTAA
- a CDS encoding DUF4188 domain-containing protein: protein MTAELDGPFAVFLIGARVNQPWNVPAWLPVFRAMPRMLRELQAQPDLGLLGGQTHGGTLIQYWRSAEHLHAYAHARDHAHLPAWRAFNQAAQRHPGAVGIWHETYLLQPGGYETMYVDMPPTGLGRAGTLLPATGRRQSAQGRLGSLPTGVGTGT from the coding sequence ATGACCGCCGAACTCGACGGTCCCTTCGCCGTGTTCCTGATCGGCGCCCGCGTGAACCAGCCCTGGAACGTCCCCGCGTGGCTCCCGGTATTCCGCGCCATGCCCCGCATGCTGCGCGAACTGCAGGCGCAGCCCGACCTGGGCCTGCTCGGCGGCCAGACCCACGGCGGCACCCTGATCCAGTACTGGCGCAGCGCCGAGCACCTCCACGCCTACGCGCACGCCCGCGACCACGCCCACCTCCCCGCGTGGCGGGCCTTCAACCAGGCCGCGCAGCGCCACCCGGGCGCGGTCGGCATCTGGCACGAGACGTACCTGCTCCAGCCCGGAGGCTACGAGACCATGTACGTGGACATGCCCCCCACCGGCCTGGGCCGCGCCGGTACCCTCCTCCCCGCCACCGGCCGGCGCCAGAGCGCCCAGGGCCGACTGGGCAGCCTGCCGACCGGTGTGGGCACGGGCACCTGA